The following proteins come from a genomic window of Montipora foliosa isolate CH-2021 chromosome 2, ASM3666993v2, whole genome shotgun sequence:
- the LOC137992297 gene encoding kelch-like protein 12 — protein MKRDIQIEFSVRLFSPSNMVVSHSEILLSKCALFREQGEFIDIRLKVCDDEFPAHRIVLAANSDYFHAMFAHGMKESNQDVIELKDENISAAAVKIIMDTIYSGEISINDENVFEVLVAADHLQVTSVIQQCCDFLQTKFVQRKSDVSTYCRISMIADRHGLSELLETSKCKMASMYKDICENEEFLSLINADQLLSLLSRDDLNAPTENFVFKSVMQWIRYKKEERMGVAAKVIGAVRLGLVDIRNVITELNAEEMKQLPEIKNLLLQSLLYSYSPSSSTFSEEKAKLRSSSTALVAVLPKAQMQCFDMESKSWKLLEAHAPATKVTGWYCAEVVGSKLFVADYKVFHSYDIERNVWKEEETYSLSSSTCRYLCTVGDYIYAISLENYVPQRYCLSEDQWQQYAGKTGFKSYYNKYSGATVHRSKVYVLYGRRSGPLNGNWVMHSASLCSFDPVSNEWEENKSSTCQPHFESSLLVVNDKMYVAGGYSFVDNDNKSDGKQAPVEVYDEEKNTWSIVEQKRIPRNNRNVVEIEGRVYFIINKFPFDSGIRIPPEQVYPVCLDAWKDLANIPNNAVLCHLPMKKGI, from the exons ATGAAGCGTGACATACAAATCGAATTTTCGGTGCGTTTGTTCTCTCCTTCAAACATGGTTGTCTCCCATTCTgaaattcttttgtcgaagtgtgCTCTGTTTCGTGAGCAAGGTGAATTCATCGACATTCGCTTAAAAGTTTGTGACGACGAGTTTCCAGCTCATCGGATTGTACTCGCTGCAAATAGTGATTATTTCCACGCCATGTTTGCTCACGGAATGAAGGAATCTAACCAGGACGTGATTGAGCTCAAAGATGAGAACATTTCTGCTGCTGCTGTGAAGATTATAATGGATACCATTTACAGTGGAGAGATCAGTATTAATGATGAAAACGTGTTTGAAGTTTTGGTTGCAGCTGATCATCTTCAAGTTACAAGTGTTATCCAACAGTGCTGTGATTTCCTCCAAACCAAATTTGTTCAACGGAAGTCTGATGTCTCAACATACTGTCGCATTTCTATGATAGCCGATCGACACGGACTGAGTGAATTGCTAGAGACTAGCAAATGTAAGATGGCCTCGATGTACAAGGACATTTGTGAAAACGAAGAATTCTTGTCCCTTATCAACGCAGATCAGCTGTTGAGTCTTCTCAGCCGAGACGACCTCAACGCTCCTACAGAGAACTTCGTTTTCAAATCGGTGATGCAGTGGATCAGGTACAAGAAGGAAGAAAGAATGGGTGTGGCGGCTAAGGTTATCGGAGCTGTTCGTTTGGGGCTGGTGGACATCAGGAATGTAATCACAGAACTAAACGCCGAAGAGATGAAGCAACTGCCAGAAATTAAAAACCTTCTCCTGCAATCCTTGTTGTACAGCTATAGTCCCTCCAGCTCCACCTTTAGCGAGGAGAAAGCTAAACTACGGTCCTCTAGCACT GCCCTTGTTGCTGTTCTTCCTAAAGCACAAATGCAGTGCTTTGATATGGAATCAAAATCATGGAAACTGCTGGAAGCCCATGCACCAGCAACTAAAGTAACTGGCTGGTATTGTGCAGAGGTTGTTGGTAGCAAACTATTTGTTGCTGATTATAAAGTCTTTCACAGTTATGACattgaaagaaatgtttggAAAGAGGAGGAAACTTATTCACTTTCATCAAGCACTTGCCGCTACCTATGCACAGTAGGTGACTACATTTATGCCATCTCTCTTGAGAATTATGTGCCACAGAGATATTGTCTCTCTGAGGATCAGTGGCAACAATATGCTGGAAAAACAGGATTTAAATCTTACTATAACAAGTACTCTGGAGCAACAGTACATCGTTCAAAAGTGTACGTCCTTTATGGGAGAAGATCAGGGCCATTGAATGGTAATTGGGTTATGCATAGTGCAAGTTTGTGTTCCTTTGATCCTGTGAGCAATGAATGGGAAGAAAATAAATCGTCAACTTGCCAGCCTCATTTTGAGTCCAGCCTCTTGGTAGTCAATGATAAAATGTATGTTGCTGGTGGTTATAGTTTTGTTGATAACGATAATAAGTCAGACGGAAAGCAAGCTCCTGTTGAGGTTTATGATGAAGAAAAGAACACATGGTCCATTGTTGAGCAGAAACGTATTCCCCGTAACAATCGTAATGTAGTGGAAATAGAGGGAAGGGTTTATTTTATCATTAACAAATTTCCATTTGACAGTGGAATAAGGATTCCACCTGAGCAGGTGTATCCAGTTTGTCTGGATGCCTGGAAAGATTTGGCGAACATTCCCAACAATGCAGTACTCTGTCATCTACCAATGAAGAAGGGAATTTGA
- the LOC137992298 gene encoding actin-binding protein IPP-like: MVVGHSEILLSKCALFREQGEFIDVRLKVRDDEFPAHRIVLAANSDYFHAMFAHGMKESNQEVIELKDENISAAALKIVMDAIYSGEININDENVFEVLPAADHLQVTSVIQQCCDYLQTEFVHQKFDLQTYGRICRIADRHGLNDLKEATQREMASLYKEICESEEFLSHIDAGQLVSLLIRDDLSAPSENFVFKSVMQWIKYKKEERMGVAAEVIGAVRLGLVDVKDVIKELNTEEMQGIPEIHGILHQSLLYCLVPSSSTFGDEKAKLRSSGTALVAVLPQTQMQCFDVESKSWKPLESHAPATIVTSCSCAEVVGGQLFVAGGYRVFHCYDIEGNVWKEKEADSYAVSSCRALCTVGDYIYPITLAGTPQRYCLSEDQWQQYSGNPLFSSNYIYSGATVHRSKVYVLCGRGSGRVNGNWDIDSAAFCSFDPVNNEWEAKSSTRKPHFESSLFVVNGKMYVAGGYSSFDYHYNRPQGGRAPVEVYDEEKNTWTIVKQKHIPSNNVNAVEIEGRVYFIINKFPFDSGIRIPPGQVYPVCLDAWKKLANIHNNAVLCHLPMKKGI, encoded by the exons ATGGTCGTCGGTCATTCGGAAATTCTGCTGTCTAAGTGTGCTCTGTTTCGCGAGCAAGGTGAATTCATTGATGTTCGTTTAAAAGTTCGTGACGACGAGTTTCCAGCCCATCGAATTGTACTCGCTGCAAATAGTGATTATTTCCACGCCATGTTTGCTCATGGAATGAAGGAATCCAACCAAGAAGTGATTGAGCTCAAAGATGAAAACATTTCTGCAGCTGCTTTGAAGATTGTGATGGATGCCATCTACAGTGGAGAGATCAATATTAATGATGAAAACGTGTTTGAAGTTTTACCTGCTGCTGATCATCTACAAGTTACAAGTGTTATCCAACAGTGCTGTGATTACCTTCAGACGGAATTTGTTCATCAGAAGTTTGATTTGCAAACTTACGGCCGTATCTGCAGGATAGCCGATCGACACGGTCTGAACGACTTGAAAGAGGCTACGCAACGTGAAATGGCCTCTCTTTACAAGGAAATTTGTGAAAGTGAAGAATTCTTGTCCCATATCGATGCAGGTCAGCTGGTGAGTCTTCTCATAAGAGACGACCTCAGCGCTCCTTCAGAAAACTTCGTTTTTAAATCGGTGATGCAGTGGATCAAGTACAAGAAGGAAGAAAGAATGGGTGTCGCGGCTGAGGTTATTGGAGCTGTTCGTTTGGGGCTGGTGGACGTCAAGGATGTAATCAAAGAACTGAACACAGAGGAGATGCAAGGAATACCAGAGATACACGGCATTCTTCATCAATCACTATTGTACTGCCTTGTGCCGTCAAGCTCAACTTTTGGTGATGAGAAGGCTAAACTACGTTCTTCGGGCACA GCCCTTGTTGCCGTTCTTCCTCAAACACAAATGCAGTGCTTTGATGTGGAATCAAAATCGTGGAAACCGTTGGAATCCCATGCACCAGCAACTATAGTAACTAGCTGCTCTTGTGCAGAGGTTGTTGGTGGTCAGTTATTTGTTGCTGGTGGTTATAGAGTCTTTCATTGTTATGACATTGAAGGAAATGTTTGGAAAGAGAAGGAAGCGGATTCATATGCAGTATCTTCTTGCCGTGCCCTATGCACGGTAGGAGACTACATTTATCCCATCACCCTTGCGGGTACACCACAAAGATATTGTCTCTCCGAGGATCAGTGGCAACAATATTCTGGAAATCCATTATTTTCTTCGAACTACATTTACTCTGGAGCAACAGTACATCGCTCAAAGGTGTACGTCCTTTGTGGGAGAGGATCAGGGCGAGTGAATGGTAATTGGGATATAGATAGTGCAGCATTTTGTTCCTTTGATCCTGTCAACAATGAATGGGAAGCAAAATCATCAACTCGCAAGCCTCATTTTGAGTCTAGCCTCTTTGTAGTCAATGGTAAAATGTATGTTGCTGGTGGTTATAGTTCTTTTGATTATCACTATAATAGGCCACAAGGAGGCCGAGCTCCTGTTGAGGTTTATGATGAAGAAAAGAACACGTGGACAATTGTTAAGCAGAAACATATTCCATCAAACAATGTTAATGCAGTGGAAATAGAGGGAAGGGTTTATTTTATCATTAACAAATTTCCATTTGACAGTGGAATAAGGATTCCACCTGGGCAGGTGTATCCAGTTTGTCTGGATGCCTGGAAAAAATTGGCGAACATTCACAACAATGCAGTACTCTGTCATCTACCTATGAAGAAGGGAATTTGA